CCCGGCCGCCGTCAGCCATCCGGGCGACAGCCTCGATGCGCTCTACCGCAAGATGGTCGACGAGAACCTTGTGCGGAAGGACATCTCGTTCGCCGAGATGGCGATGCTCGCGCTCGATTACGCGCGCGATCCCGATACCGGGGTGGACGATCCCGACAAGGCGGTCGCGGTCCTCTACAAGTCGGCGGGCTACCAGAAGCGCAGCTACATCCGCACCTTCATTCGGGTGGTCGAACGCTTGGGTGGAGAACTGCGCTTCGTCGAGGAGATTCCGCGCGCGCTCGGCCTTGCGCTGGCTCAGAAGCTCGATGAGGTCGACGGCCTCGTCCTGATGATCCGCGAGGCGCTGAAGGACTGGGACAACCGCTCCGTCGAGGACGAGCTGAACCTGCTCCGGCGGTTCACCGGCGATATTCCGGACGGCGACGACCGCACCTCGCCGGCGGTGGTGAAGCAGGCGGTGGCGGCGACCCGGCCGGCGAAGGCCAAGACCAGCTTCCAGTTCGACCGGCGCGAGGGTCGGGGGAAATGCGTCGCGGCGCGTGGCAAGCTGGAAATCCAGCTCGATCGCGACTTCACGACCATCGACCGCCGCCGGCTGGAACAGGCGGTGCGGATGATGCTCGACCAGTTGGACGGGTAGGGCAGGGGGCGGACCTTCCCCGCGGGGAAGGTTTCTACCCAAGCAGATCGGTCGCAGGGTTCTCCTCGATCTCCACATCCGCGTAGTACTTCTGCGCCTGCACGACCGAGCGGTGCAGCGACAGCTTCATCGCGGCGGCGAGCGGCGCGCCATCGAGCGCGGCCTGGGTCAGAAAGCCGGCGCGGAGCCCGTGCGGCGTGGCATAATCCTCCGGCAGGCCGGCCAGCCGCAGCCGGTGGCGCAGGATGACCCGGATCGCATCGGGTTTGAGGCGGCGGTCGAGCACGCGGTCGGCTTGGCTGACGGGGCGGAAGAGGGGACCGTCGGCGATTGCGGCGGCGCGGATCCAGTCCATGACGGCCTTCGCGGCGCGGCCTTTCAGCGGTAGGCGCGGGGCCTCGTCCTTCCGGGTGGTCTTGGTCTCCAGAAGCCTGAGCCAGATCAGGCCCTTGGTGGCGTAGTCGCCGGTGCCGATGTCCTCGCGGTGAAGCGCGGTGATCTCGCTCCGCCGCCGGCCGCCGGAGGCGAAGGCCAGCATCAGGATTGCCCGGTCGCGGAGACCCCTCAAGGAATAGTCGCAAGTTTCGATCAGGCTCTCCAGCACGTCGCGGGTCAGAGGGCGGGGCGATTTCGGCTTGCGCGGTCTTGCGGCCGCCCGGCGGGCCTTGATCCGGGTCGCGGCGACCAGCGGCGCGTCGAACGGGCTCGCCAGGTTGCGCATCCGGTGGAAGGCCCGCCATGAGGCGATGCGGCGGTCGAGCGTCGCCGGGGCGGGGCAGGCGAGGGTCCGCCTCAGCCCCGCGCCGATCAGCGCCAGCGCGGCGTCTTGCGCCTTGCCGGGCGTGTCGGAGAGATCGGAGGCATGGTCGAGGACGAAGCGCAGCGCCACGCGCTCCTCCTCGGGCCAGGCGAGGTCCTGCCCGAACCGCGCCCGCTTCCACGCGGCGATATAGACGAGGTCGCGCTCCCAGGCGCGGAGCGTGTTGTCCGGCGTGCCCTTGCGGAAAAGGTCACCGAGTGCGGCCTCGTCTTCGTCCGAGAGCGCGTGGGGCAGGGGAAGGGCAGGGGGCCTCATGTCGCGCCCCGCGTACGAGCCGGCGCTTTAACCCGCCTGAAAGCCGAGGCTGCGATCCTCTCTGGCATCCGCATCTCCCACGCCTTTCCTGCCCGAGTTGCGGCCCACTCTGCCCGAAATCGCGCGTTGATTTCAAGAGTCATGATAACGCATACTTATCATGATTGATTCGATCTCCGCGAACATGCTTGAGTGCTGTGCAAAATCATCCAATAGTGCGCAGCATGAGCCGAACCCATCAAACTCCCTTGGATGATCCAGACGATCCGGAGGCGGCAGCTGCGGGACTCTACGATCCGGACCCGGTCTCCGAAGAGAATCTCTGGTTCCTACCGGGCGAGGTCGCGGACGAGCTCGACCTCTTGCCGCCGGGGCCGCGGGCCGAGCGGCGGCCGCTCTTCGATCCGGCGGAATGGGGCGCGGCGCAGGACCGTCTGTCCGCGGACCTGGCGGAGCTTACGCTTCTCTTCGGCGCGCTCGACGAGCGGCTCCGCGCCGGGCCGCCCGAGCGGACCGCCGGCTGGCGCCACCGGCTCGCGCTTCTCGAGGTCGCCGATCTCGGCTGGTGGACCGGCGAGCGGATCGGGATCGAGCGGCTGGCACTCTGGGTCGGGCTCAGGCTCGGCGCGGTGGGCGCGGACGCCCAGGCGCTCGCGCGGGCCGGCTGGGCGGTGCGGCGGCTCTCCGGCGGGCCGGGGCCGGAGGCGGGCGGATGGGAGGCGGGGCTGACCGCCTTCCTGGGACGCAGCGCGCCGACGGGCGAGGAGGCCGTCGAAACCGTCTCTGATCTGGCCGAAATCATGGCCGGGGCAGGGGGGCTTCACCCGGTGACGCGGGCGGCGATGCTGTTTCACGCCTGGCGGATGCTGGGGCAGGGCGGCGCGACCGATGTGGAGGCCGCCGCGATGGCCGCCCGCCACGCCGCGACGATGGCGCGGGGCGGTGGCGCGCTGTTCCTGCCGCTCGCCCTGACCGGACCGACGGCGCTCCGCGCGGCCGGGGCCGTGCCGGACCGCCTGTCGCGCTGGATTGCCGGGGCGACGCAGGCGGTGCTCGCCGCTCTTCTGCACCTCGACCGGATCCGGGACTGGCAGGCGCGCGCCGAAACCGCGACCCGCGACCTGTCCGGCCGAACCCCGGCGCGGCTGATCGAGGCTCTGACCGCCTGGCCGATGCTCTCCGCCCCGATGGCCGAGGAGTTGACCGGCGCCTCGCGCGCGGCGGCGCAGCGCAACCTCGACACCCTTGCGGCGCGGGGGCTGATCCGCGAGGTGACGGGGCAGGGGCGCTACCGGGTCTGGGCGGCGATGGAGTGACCGACGCCACATGCGCCAAGCGGATTGGGCCGTGTGTGCATCGTGAAAAACATTGCTGCACACGCGGATTGTGTGTATCAATATCCTATTTGATGCACACAGTGGGCGTCCTTCATGGAAATCGTAGCGCACAGCCGACCGGCGCTGGTGGCCTACCAGGATCTTCTGCGCCTCCATCTTGACGAGCGCGCCGCCGGGTTCACGGGCAGCATCGAGGAACGGACGCGCAACGGGCGCACCTATCTCTATGAACGGTTTCGGCTTGGGACGGAGATGCAGAGCCGATACCTTGGCGAAGACACGCCTGAGTTGCGCGCCCGGCTGGAGAAGGCGCAGGCCCTCAAGGCGCAAGGCGACCAGCGCCGCGCGCGGATGACCCGGCTTGCAAGAACCCTGCGCGCCGAGGGGTTCGTGACCACCGATCGCGAAACCGGCTCGATGCTGCTGGCCTTTTCCCGCGTGGGCGTTTTCCGGCTTGGCGGGACGCTGGTCGGAACGACGGCCTACAGCCTCTATCAGGGCGAGCTTGGCGTGCGGATGGACTATGAGGAACTGGCGCAAACCGGCGATATCGACCTCGCCAGTTTCGAGCGGCTTTCCGTCGCACTGGAGGACAAGGTCGAGGAGAACCCCGGCGATATTCTCGCGACCCTCAAATTCGAGGCGGTGCCGGGGATCGCCGACCGGCAGGTCTGGAGATGGCGGCAAAGCCATTCCGAGGCGATGGTGGAGTTCCTGACGCCGGCCTTCGGCGAGGAATGCGTCAGACCGCTGCCGGCCCTGGGGGTGAGTGCCCAGGCTCTGAACTACCTGAACTTCCTGATCGCCGACCCCATTCCGGCGGTCGCGCTTTATCGCAGTGGCGTTCTGGTCCAGATCCCGCGGCCCGAGCGGTTCGCGATCCACAAGCTGATCGTGGCCGATCGCCGCCGGGGTGGACCCGACCACCTCAAATCCCGCAAGGATCGTGCCCAGGCGGCGTTCCTGATCGCTGTCCTGGCCGAAGACCGGCCCGACGAGCTTGCGGAAGCCTATCAGGACGCCCTGTCGCGCGGCCCGCGTTGGCGCACCCGCATGGCGGCGAGCCTCAAGCGGCTTCCCGAAACCGAAGCACGGCTTTCGGAGTTGCTGTAGCGATCACGGAACTTGGCGGGGAGGGCGGGCAAGGCCAGGTGCCCCGCCGCCCCCGGCCGGGCGTT
This genomic interval from Defluviimonas sp. SAOS-178_SWC contains the following:
- a CDS encoding ParB/RepB/Spo0J family partition protein, which translates into the protein MSKKRRMFDIDIPVEVVTDGPKTFPAGKLVEAPARRGPMAAAIAETAGASRDRQEIEAQIRAENDALAHEHVRLKRLGLVVELIPLDRIGMQKLVRDRKKGLDYELKELKASIQELGLSNPIRVEARADGGYELIQGYRRLSAFRELLEETGDAERYGAIPAAVSHPGDSLDALYRKMVDENLVRKDISFAEMAMLALDYARDPDTGVDDPDKAVAVLYKSAGYQKRSYIRTFIRVVERLGGELRFVEEIPRALGLALAQKLDEVDGLVLMIREALKDWDNRSVEDELNLLRRFTGDIPDGDDRTSPAVVKQAVAATRPAKAKTSFQFDRREGRGKCVAARGKLEIQLDRDFTTIDRRRLEQAVRMMLDQLDG
- a CDS encoding tyrosine-type recombinase/integrase; amino-acid sequence: MRPPALPLPHALSDEDEAALGDLFRKGTPDNTLRAWERDLVYIAAWKRARFGQDLAWPEEERVALRFVLDHASDLSDTPGKAQDAALALIGAGLRRTLACPAPATLDRRIASWRAFHRMRNLASPFDAPLVAATRIKARRAAARPRKPKSPRPLTRDVLESLIETCDYSLRGLRDRAILMLAFASGGRRRSEITALHREDIGTGDYATKGLIWLRLLETKTTRKDEAPRLPLKGRAAKAVMDWIRAAAIADGPLFRPVSQADRVLDRRLKPDAIRVILRHRLRLAGLPEDYATPHGLRAGFLTQAALDGAPLAAAMKLSLHRSVVQAQKYYADVEIEENPATDLLG
- a CDS encoding helix-turn-helix domain-containing protein, whose product is MSRTHQTPLDDPDDPEAAAAGLYDPDPVSEENLWFLPGEVADELDLLPPGPRAERRPLFDPAEWGAAQDRLSADLAELTLLFGALDERLRAGPPERTAGWRHRLALLEVADLGWWTGERIGIERLALWVGLRLGAVGADAQALARAGWAVRRLSGGPGPEAGGWEAGLTAFLGRSAPTGEEAVETVSDLAEIMAGAGGLHPVTRAAMLFHAWRMLGQGGATDVEAAAMAARHAATMARGGGALFLPLALTGPTALRAAGAVPDRLSRWIAGATQAVLAALLHLDRIRDWQARAETATRDLSGRTPARLIEALTAWPMLSAPMAEELTGASRAAAQRNLDTLAARGLIREVTGQGRYRVWAAME
- a CDS encoding nucleotidyltransferase family protein, yielding MEIVAHSRPALVAYQDLLRLHLDERAAGFTGSIEERTRNGRTYLYERFRLGTEMQSRYLGEDTPELRARLEKAQALKAQGDQRRARMTRLARTLRAEGFVTTDRETGSMLLAFSRVGVFRLGGTLVGTTAYSLYQGELGVRMDYEELAQTGDIDLASFERLSVALEDKVEENPGDILATLKFEAVPGIADRQVWRWRQSHSEAMVEFLTPAFGEECVRPLPALGVSAQALNYLNFLIADPIPAVALYRSGVLVQIPRPERFAIHKLIVADRRRGGPDHLKSRKDRAQAAFLIAVLAEDRPDELAEAYQDALSRGPRWRTRMAASLKRLPETEARLSELL